A window of Longimicrobium sp. genomic DNA:
ACGTAACCCAGCGTTCCGTCCGCGGATACGTGCGCGGCGGTGGGCGTCCAGCTCGCCCGCCCTGGCTCACGTCCAGCCACCTGGGCGGCGGCATCGACTCCTTCCGTCGGCCTGGCCCCGGCGCGAGCAAGCCAAACCCGCGGATCGCCCCACGCCGCCAGCGCGGAGGCCGGGCCCGCGTGCGTCCACGCGTCGGCGAATCCGGCGTCGGCACGGCGCAGCTCGTCTTCGCTCCCGCCGGGTGTGCCGCAGGCGAGCTCCCCGCCGGGCGCCCAGTCGGGAACGGAGTCCGCGGAGGGCGAGCCGGTCGTCCCGACGTCGAGCACGAACTTCCAGCTTCCGTCCACCTGCTTCCGCCAGATCGTAAAGTAGTAGCCGTGGCCCACTTCGCCTCCGTCGCGGGGCCTGGCGACGAACGGGCCCGACGTAAATCCCAGGTCGCCCATGCACGAGATGGCGGCTCGTGCGGGACGCCAGGTGAGCGTCACCGGCGGAGATGGGCGCGACCGGGTAAACTCCTTTCCGTCGACGGGGCGAGGGCGGAAGAGGATGCCGTCGTCCGCGAGGAACGCCAGGAACGCGTCGCGCACCCCTTCTCGCGCGGACCGCGCGGAAAAGTCCCGCTCCGCCTGCACCATCCCGCGCAGCGCATCCGCCGGTTCGCGTCCGGGCTGTGCGCGGGGGGCTGCGGCGCAGGCGCCCACCACGCAGAGCGCGAGGGCGGCACGGGCCGCTCGCCAAAGGGTCGATTCCTCGTTCATCGCATGCACCGAAGGAGAAGGGAACGCGATCAGGATCAAGCCGTCACCACGCCCATGGGCATGGGGTGCACCTCGAACCGGAAGCCGGCGCCGGCCTGGATCGTCGGATCGCCCTCCATGAACGCGCGGACGTCGGCTTCGGTCGCGAAGTCCATGATGCCGATCCCAAAGGGGCCGGCCGGGTCCGCCACGAGCCCGAACGCGATCACGTGTCCTCTGCCGATCCATTCCTGCCAGTAGCCCGCGTGCTGCTGCATCAACGCCCGCTCCTCCGGCGACATGTCCTGCGCGAAGCTCGGGCGCGGCGGCAGCAGCTTGCAGAAAAAGTTCACGATCCACTCTCGTCGACAGGGGTTTTCGTCACGGGCCGGGTGCCCGCACGGGGGAGACGGCGCACGAAGGCGCGAAATGTTGAACGAAGTAGGCGGCCCCACAAGGACGGTTCGCCGCGCGGATCCGGCGTTTCGTCGCATCGGGGTTGGCTCTACGCCGAGGTGACCGCATTCTCTGCTCCGGCGAGCGTGACCCACACGTCGGGGGCGCACTATGTTTCGTGCCACCCCTGGCGCCCGCGCTACACGTGCTCCCCTCCACTACACTGTGATGGACCTCGGTACTCATCCCGCCAGCGAACGCACGGCCGACGCGCGGATCCCCGCACGCCTGCTCCTGCTCTTCTGGCTGGGCGACGCGGTGCTCACCCTGGCGCACGTGTACATCCTGAACGGGGTGCACGGCAGCCGCCCCTCGCTCGGGCAGCTGCTGTACTGGGTGCTCCCCGGCTACCTCGTCTGGGCGCTCAGCGTGCCGGCCATCATCACGCTCGCGCGCCGGTTTCGCTTCGAGGGCGGGGGCTGGCGCCACTCCCTTCCGGTGCACCTGACCGTGAGCCTGGTGATCGCGAGTGCCAACATGGTGGTGCTGACGCTGTTCGCCCGCGCCCGGTCCGGCGGCGGTGAGAGCTTCGGCACCGTGCTGCTGCGCTACGTGGAGATGCGGATGAGCTGGAGCATCTTCACCTACTGGTTCTTCCTGGCGTTCTACCTGGCCCTGGAGCACGCGCAGACGGCGGGCGCGCGCAAGGTGCAGGCGAGCCGGCTGGAGGCAGAGCTGGCCAATGCCCGCTTGGCCGCGCTGAAGATCCAGGTGCAGCCGCACTTCCTGTTCAACGCCCTCAACTCCATCTCGTCCCTGGTTCCCGACGAGCCGCGGGCCGCGCAGAAGATGATCAGCGAACTCGCGGAACTGCTGCGGCTGACGCTGGCCGCCGGCGCGGAGCACGACACGCCGCTTCGCCGCGAGCTGGAGGTGCTGGATCGATACGTCGCCATCGAACAGGTGCGCTTCGGCGACCGGCTGCGTGTGGACATCAGGGTGGATGACGATGCGCTGGATGCCGCCGTCCCCACGCTGCTGCTGCAGCCGCTGGTGGAGAACGCGGTGCTGCACGGCATCCAGCCCTCGCTGCAGGGGGGCACGGTTCGCGTCACCGCGCGGAGGGAAGATTCGTGGCTGGCGATCGAGGTGAGCGACGACGGTGTCGGATTGGGCTCCGGGTACGCCGAACGCGCCGCAACGCGCGTGGGGCTGGTGAACACGCGCGAACGGCTGCGGAAGCGCTTCGGTGCGGAGCACTCGTTCGCCATCGGCCCGGTGGAGCCGCGGGGGACGCGGGTGAGCATCCGCCTGCCTTGTAGCCCGAAACCGGAGCACGCCCTTGCCGCCGTCTGACGTGCTCCGCGCCGTGATCGCCGACGACGAGCCGCTGGCCCGGCGCCGGCTGCGCTCGCTGCTGGAAGAGGACGGCGGCGTGCAGGTGGTTGCCGAGTGCGCCAACGGGTTGGAAGCACTGGCCGCCGTGGGCCAGCACGAGCCCGACGTGGTGTTCCTAGACGTGCAGATGCCGGGCGCAACCGGCATCGAGGTGCTGGAAGCGATGGCACCCGGTTCCGCCGGCGCCGTGGTGCTGGTGACCGCGTTCGACGAGTACGCCGTCGCCGCCTTCGAGCACCACGCGCTGGATTACGTGCTGAAACCGGTGGACGAGGATCGCTTCAGGGCCACACTCGGCCGCGTGCGCGAACGCCTGCGCGAGCGGCGCGCAGCCTCCCTCAGCGCGGATGCGCTCCGGCAGCTGGCCCTGGCCGCGGGCCCGGCGGGCGGGTCGCCGTACCTGTCGCGCCTGCTGATCCGCTCCACGCAGAAGGTGACGGTGGTGGACCTGGCCGAGGTGGACTGGATCGAGGCCGAGGGCGACTACCTCAGGCTCCACACGCCCGGCCGCTCGTACCTGTACCGCGGCACCATCGGCGCGCTGGAGGAGCGGGTGGACCCGGCGGAGTTCATCCGCATCCACCGCTCCACCATCGTCCGGCTGGCCCGCATCAGGGAACTGGAGCCCGGCTTTCACGGCGACCACACCGTCACGCTCACCACGGGCGACCGCCTGCGGCTGAGCCGCACCTATCGCGCGCGCCTCCAGGATGCGCTGGGCGATCGTGTCTGACATCCCACGTGCCCCGCATCATCCCTGGCGCCGGGCGCATTCCGCCATCCCGCACCTGATCCTGCCCATGGACGCAACCCTCGCCCCTCCCACCGCGACCGCCGCCGCGCGCGCGACATCCGCCGCGCTCCCCCGGCGCGTGGACTCGGTAGACCTGCTTCGCGGGCTGGTGATGGTGATCATGGTGCTGGACCACACCCGCGACTTCTTTCACCGCGACCTGTGGGCGTACCCGCCCGAAGACCTGTCGCGCGCGCCGGCGGCGGTGTTCCTCACGCGCTGGATCACCCACTTCTGCGCGCCCGTCTTCGTGCTGCTGGCGGGCACCGGCACCATGCTGCAGCGGCAGCGCGGCGCCACCGCGGGCGAGCTGTCGCGGTTCCTGCTCACCCGCGGCGCGTGGCTGATCGTGCTGGAGTTCACGCTAGTGAGGCTTGGCTTCCTGTTCAACGCCGACTACTCGTTCCTTGGCATCTTTCAGGTGATCTGGGTGCTGGGCGTGAGCATGATCGTGCTGGCCGCGCTGGTGCACCTGCCGGTGGCCCTCGTCGGGGCGTTCGGCGTGGCGATGATCGCCGGGCACAACCTGTTGGATGCGTTCAACGTGGCGCAGGGGCCCGCCGCGCCGACGGCCTTCCAGCAGCTGTGGTTCGTGCTTCACCAGCCCGGTCCCGTCTCCGTGTTCGGCGCGCCCGCGTTCGTGCTGTATCCGCTGATTCCCTGGATCGGCGTCATCGCGGCAGGTTATGCACTCGGAAGCGTGTACGCATGGGATGCCGAACGGCGGCAGCGGACGCTGATCCGCTTGGGGCTGGCGTTGACGGCGGCCTTCATCGTCATCCGTGCCATCAACGTCTACGGCGATCCCAAGCCATGGGCGGCGCACGATCGCGGGCCGGTCTTCACCGTGCTCTCCTTTCTCAACACGGCCAAGTATCCGCCGTCGCTGC
This region includes:
- a CDS encoding DUF1624 domain-containing protein, with protein sequence MDATLAPPTATAAARATSAALPRRVDSVDLLRGLVMVIMVLDHTRDFFHRDLWAYPPEDLSRAPAAVFLTRWITHFCAPVFVLLAGTGTMLQRQRGATAGELSRFLLTRGAWLIVLEFTLVRLGFLFNADYSFLGIFQVIWVLGVSMIVLAALVHLPVALVGAFGVAMIAGHNLLDAFNVAQGPAAPTAFQQLWFVLHQPGPVSVFGAPAFVLYPLIPWIGVIAAGYALGSVYAWDAERRQRTLIRLGLALTAAFIVIRAINVYGDPKPWAAHDRGPVFTVLSFLNTAKYPPSLLFLLMTLGPALVALALFERGRRGRVGQALVTLGRVPLFFYLLQWYVPHTLAILAGLAAGQAVGWQFQNFADRFASPPTNVGFGLDVVYVAWIVTLIILYPVCRWYAGVKRRNPRGWMRYL
- a CDS encoding sensor histidine kinase codes for the protein MDLGTHPASERTADARIPARLLLLFWLGDAVLTLAHVYILNGVHGSRPSLGQLLYWVLPGYLVWALSVPAIITLARRFRFEGGGWRHSLPVHLTVSLVIASANMVVLTLFARARSGGGESFGTVLLRYVEMRMSWSIFTYWFFLAFYLALEHAQTAGARKVQASRLEAELANARLAALKIQVQPHFLFNALNSISSLVPDEPRAAQKMISELAELLRLTLAAGAEHDTPLRRELEVLDRYVAIEQVRFGDRLRVDIRVDDDALDAAVPTLLLQPLVENAVLHGIQPSLQGGTVRVTARREDSWLAIEVSDDGVGLGSGYAERAATRVGLVNTRERLRKRFGAEHSFAIGPVEPRGTRVSIRLPCSPKPEHALAAV
- a CDS encoding LytTR family DNA-binding domain-containing protein gives rise to the protein MPPSDVLRAVIADDEPLARRRLRSLLEEDGGVQVVAECANGLEALAAVGQHEPDVVFLDVQMPGATGIEVLEAMAPGSAGAVVLVTAFDEYAVAAFEHHALDYVLKPVDEDRFRATLGRVRERLRERRAASLSADALRQLALAAGPAGGSPYLSRLLIRSTQKVTVVDLAEVDWIEAEGDYLRLHTPGRSYLYRGTIGALEERVDPAEFIRIHRSTIVRLARIRELEPGFHGDHTVTLTTGDRLRLSRTYRARLQDALGDRV
- a CDS encoding nuclear transport factor 2 family protein; the protein is MNEESTLWRAARAALALCVVGACAAAPRAQPGREPADALRGMVQAERDFSARSAREGVRDAFLAFLADDGILFRPRPVDGKEFTRSRPSPPVTLTWRPARAAISCMGDLGFTSGPFVARPRDGGEVGHGYYFTIWRKQVDGSWKFVLDVGTTGSPSADSVPDWAPGGELACGTPGGSEDELRRADAGFADAWTHAGPASALAAWGDPRVWLARAGARPTEGVDAAAQVAGREPGRASWTPTAAHVSADGTLGYVYGAYTRSAPNGQHAGNYVRVWRRTAQGWRLLLDVVNARPTPAARAPTADPAPLLAREAGRR
- a CDS encoding YciI family protein, whose protein sequence is MNFFCKLLPPRPSFAQDMSPEERALMQQHAGYWQEWIGRGHVIAFGLVADPAGPFGIGIMDFATEADVRAFMEGDPTIQAGAGFRFEVHPMPMGVVTA